AACGATACGATTCGGATCTTCGACGGTTCCTACGACGACTTTCTAAACGACGTAGGTTGGTCCGACGAAGAATATTAAGCGAGCTGTGTCTTCATCTTATCGGAAAATTCCGTGGTGATCTTCCATGGTCTTTTTTTCCGAAAATCGAATAGGATACAGGAAGAAACCGATTCACAGGCGACTTTACCGTCCGATTTGCGGATCATTTTCTGGAAGGCTTTGCATCTTGCTCCTTGAAAGTCTCCGTATTGGGTCAATACGATTACTGTTTCCGGATATCTAATCTCCACCTTGTAATCCGTTTCCGAGCGAAGGATCATAGGACCGATACCTTCCTCCCTCATTCTTTCATAGCCGTA
This sequence is a window from Leptospira wolffii serovar Khorat str. Khorat-H2. Protein-coding genes within it:
- a CDS encoding acyl-CoA thioesterase, translated to MDSTFREFKLELPVLWSQCDPNGHLNVGNFQVFLHEGRMTALKEAGYGYERMREEGIGPMILRSETDYKVEIRYPETVIVLTQYGDFQGARCKAFQKMIRKSDGKVACESVSSCILFDFRKKRPWKITTEFSDKMKTQLA